A single region of the Schistocerca serialis cubense isolate TAMUIC-IGC-003099 chromosome 7, iqSchSeri2.2, whole genome shotgun sequence genome encodes:
- the LOC126412531 gene encoding cytochrome c oxidase assembly factor 7 homolog, which yields MGVNLKDEEEVKQYLHNLGIEYRFGCYQEKKPEVCHLLGDYLEAIKKDFDKAAKVYKTNCDDYNFGKSCQKFGNYSFVGKGNTTKDTEVAFKYYKKACDLGETKACFNVGVLNILDTKNSRKEKDYALGVASLHKCCDDNDAHCCFYVSTMFLQGLKNGFIEKDMAKAYSFSLKACDLGSMQACANVSQMYQRGDGVDKNEDLAEKYKKKALELQQQTFKQQQLEFQQGTERV from the coding sequence ATGGGTGTAAACTTAAAAGATGAAGAAGAAGTGAAGCAATACTTACATAATTTAGGTATTGAATATCGTTTTGGTTGCTATCAAGAAAAGAAACCAGAGGTATGTCATTTGTTGGGGGATTACTTAGAAGCCATCAAGAAGGATTTTGATAAAGCAGCGAAAGTGTATAAAACTAACTGTGATGACTATAATTTTGGTAAAAGCtgtcagaaatttggaaattattcATTTGTTGGGAAGGGAAACACCACTAAAGATACAGAAGTTGCATTTAAGTATTATAAAAAGGCATGTGACCTGGGTGAAACAAAAGCTTGCTTTAATGTTGGCGTTTTAAACATTCTAGATACTAAAAACAGTAGGAAAGAGAAGGACTATGCTTTAGGGGTAGCTTCACTACACAAATGTTGTGATGATAACGACGCGCACTGTTGCTTTTATGTCAGTACTATGTTTTTACAGGGTCTGAAAAATGGTTTCATTGAGAAAGATATGGCTAAAGCTTATTCATTTTCATTAAAAGCTTGTGATCTAGGTAGCATGCAGGCCTGTGCAAATGTAAGTCAGATGTATCAGAGGGGTGATGGTGTTGACAAAAATGAAGATTTAGCCGAGAAATATAAGAAAAAAGCACTGGAATTGCAGCAACAGACATTCAAACAGCAGCAGCTGGAGTTTCAGCAAGGGACAGAGCGTGTGTAA